A genome region from Streptomyces xanthophaeus includes the following:
- a CDS encoding FAD-dependent monooxygenase yields the protein MRVAVIGGGPGGLYFAALTKQLSPHWEVTVWERNAPDDTFGFGVVFSDETLDGIAQADREIYEAMSAEFARWADIDVRHRGSTLTSGGHGFAALGRQHLLRILQQRCADLAVDVRYRTQSPPAAELAADYDLVVACDGVRSATRAAYADTFAPDLDERSGRYMWLGTDKVFEAFTFIVDEQDFGTLQVHAYPYDATRSTFIVEMAEDAWRRAGFEEFADRDHPPGTSDEDSIRRCEELLAGHLDGHRLIPNNSKWLRFTTVRNKTWRHENVVLLGDAAHTAHFSIGSGTKLAMEDALVLAASLHEHPDVPTALAAYEDERRPVVESTQRAAQASLEWFEHIDRYTGQDPHQFAFNLLTRSRRVTYDNLRVRDEGFTTAVNRSSAVPPMFRPYQLGGLLLRNRVVVPPTALHTARDGVPGDFDLVHLSTQAIGGAGLVLAGMTAVSADGRATPGCPGLWNDAQEAAWRRLTDFVHGQTDTCLGIQLTHAGRRAATHGGGQPVAASALPWDERGPVPREADRADMDALVRDFVAAAARADRAGFDALELQYGHGHLLSGFLSPLTNLRTDEYGGDPDGRLRFPLEVLRAVREVWPAGKALLVRISAADWAEGGTTEADAVVIARALAEAGADGIDVSTGEVVAHEKPRYGRSYQTPYADLIRNATGVPTIAVGAISTYDDVNSIILAGRADLCGVGRAQLHDPLWTLHAAAAQGYQGPAAPWARAWRAGSGRPPSARTDRIPSRLELLRQPAESVHRRWLPRAAVPAHR from the coding sequence GTGCGCGTCGCAGTCATAGGAGGAGGGCCCGGCGGACTGTACTTCGCGGCCCTCACCAAGCAGCTCTCCCCGCACTGGGAGGTCACCGTCTGGGAACGCAACGCCCCCGACGATACCTTCGGCTTCGGGGTCGTCTTCTCCGACGAGACGCTCGACGGCATCGCCCAGGCCGACCGCGAGATCTACGAGGCGATGTCGGCCGAGTTCGCCCGCTGGGCCGACATCGACGTCCGCCACCGGGGGAGCACCCTCACCTCGGGCGGCCACGGCTTCGCCGCCCTCGGCCGGCAGCACCTCCTGCGGATCCTCCAGCAGCGCTGCGCCGACCTGGCGGTGGACGTCCGCTACCGCACCCAGTCCCCGCCCGCGGCCGAACTCGCCGCCGACTACGACCTGGTGGTGGCGTGCGACGGCGTACGGTCGGCCACCCGCGCCGCGTACGCCGACACCTTCGCCCCCGACCTCGACGAGCGCTCCGGCCGCTACATGTGGCTCGGCACGGACAAGGTCTTCGAGGCCTTCACCTTCATCGTCGACGAGCAGGACTTCGGCACCCTCCAGGTGCACGCCTACCCCTACGACGCCACCCGCTCCACCTTCATCGTGGAGATGGCGGAGGACGCGTGGCGGCGCGCCGGCTTCGAGGAGTTCGCCGACCGCGACCATCCGCCCGGCACCAGCGACGAGGACAGCATCCGGCGCTGCGAGGAACTCCTCGCGGGCCACCTCGACGGCCACCGCCTGATCCCCAACAATTCCAAGTGGCTGCGCTTCACCACGGTCCGCAACAAGACCTGGCGGCACGAGAACGTCGTCCTGCTCGGCGACGCCGCCCACACCGCGCACTTCTCCATCGGCTCCGGCACCAAGCTCGCCATGGAGGACGCCCTCGTGCTCGCGGCCAGCCTGCACGAGCACCCGGACGTGCCGACCGCCCTCGCCGCCTACGAGGACGAGCGCAGGCCGGTGGTGGAATCCACCCAGCGCGCGGCCCAGGCCAGCCTGGAGTGGTTCGAGCACATCGACCGGTACACCGGCCAGGACCCGCACCAGTTCGCCTTCAACCTCCTCACCCGCAGCCGCCGCGTCACCTACGACAACCTGCGCGTGCGCGACGAGGGCTTCACCACCGCGGTCAACCGCTCCTCGGCCGTGCCGCCGATGTTCCGCCCCTACCAGCTGGGCGGACTGCTGCTGCGCAACCGGGTCGTCGTACCGCCCACCGCCCTGCACACCGCGCGCGACGGGGTCCCCGGCGACTTCGACCTCGTCCACCTCAGCACGCAGGCCATCGGCGGCGCCGGGCTGGTCCTCGCCGGAATGACGGCCGTCAGCGCCGACGGCCGGGCCACCCCCGGCTGCCCCGGACTGTGGAACGACGCACAGGAGGCGGCCTGGCGGCGCCTCACCGACTTCGTCCACGGCCAGACCGACACCTGCCTCGGCATCCAGCTCACCCACGCCGGACGCCGCGCCGCCACCCACGGCGGCGGGCAGCCGGTCGCCGCGTCGGCGCTGCCCTGGGACGAGCGCGGCCCGGTGCCGCGCGAGGCCGACCGGGCCGACATGGACGCCCTCGTACGGGACTTCGTGGCCGCGGCCGCGCGGGCCGACCGGGCGGGCTTCGACGCGCTGGAACTCCAGTACGGGCACGGGCACCTGCTGTCGGGCTTCCTGTCCCCACTGACCAACCTGCGCACCGACGAGTACGGCGGCGATCCGGACGGCCGGCTGCGGTTCCCCCTCGAAGTGCTGCGCGCCGTACGGGAGGTGTGGCCGGCCGGCAAGGCGCTCCTCGTGCGGATCTCCGCCGCCGACTGGGCCGAGGGCGGTACCACCGAGGCCGACGCGGTCGTCATCGCCCGCGCGCTGGCCGAGGCCGGCGCCGACGGGATCGACGTCTCCACCGGCGAGGTCGTCGCCCACGAGAAGCCCCGCTACGGCCGCAGCTACCAGACCCCGTACGCCGACCTCATCCGCAACGCCACCGGGGTCCCCACCATCGCCGTCGGCGCGATCTCCACGTACGACGACGTGAACTCGATCATCCTGGCCGGCCGGGCGGACCTGTGCGGCGTCGGCCGCGCCCAGCTCCACGACCCGCTGTGGACCCTGCACGCCGCGGCCGCCCAGGGCTACCAGGGGCCGGCCGCGCCCTGGGCACGCGCCTGGCGGGCGGGCAGCGGGCGCCCGCCGTCGGCGCGGACCGACCGGATCCCGTCGCGCCTCGAACTCCTGCGGCAGCCCGCCGAGTCTGTCCACCGCCGCTGGCTGCCCCGCGCGGCCGTACCCGCCCACCGATGA
- a CDS encoding carbon-nitrogen hydrolase family protein, with amino-acid sequence MNRDHLPRFTAAAVQAAPVYLDPAATVDKAVALIAEAAENGAELVVFPEVFVPGYPYWNWTMNPVQGSPWFERLQRASVDIPGPHVGRLRAAARRHGVVLVIGVNERAAHSLGVLYNTLLTIGPDGELLGVHRKLVPTWAEKLTWTGGDGSSLVVHDTPVGPLGALACGENTNTLARFALLAQGELVHASCYIALPVAPADYDMADAIAVRTAAHSFEGKVFSVVACSTISPEIVDALAGDDEELRKQFTRPRSALSGIFGPDGRPVTEPLVDEEGIVYGEIDLARCIQPKQMHDIVGHYNRFDVFRLEVDNRPRPPVTFTAPTAPAVPAAAFTAPAAPAASEEDV; translated from the coding sequence ATGAACAGGGACCACCTGCCCCGCTTCACGGCGGCGGCCGTCCAGGCCGCGCCCGTCTACCTCGATCCCGCCGCCACCGTCGACAAGGCCGTCGCCCTGATCGCCGAGGCCGCAGAGAACGGCGCCGAACTCGTCGTCTTCCCCGAGGTGTTCGTCCCCGGCTACCCCTACTGGAACTGGACGATGAACCCGGTCCAGGGCTCGCCCTGGTTCGAGCGGCTCCAGCGCGCCTCCGTCGACATCCCCGGCCCGCACGTCGGCCGCCTGCGCGCGGCGGCCCGCCGGCACGGCGTCGTCCTCGTCATCGGGGTCAACGAGCGGGCCGCGCACAGCCTCGGCGTCCTCTACAACACGCTGCTCACCATCGGACCGGACGGCGAACTCCTCGGCGTGCACCGCAAGCTGGTGCCGACCTGGGCCGAGAAGCTCACCTGGACCGGCGGCGACGGCAGCTCGCTGGTCGTCCACGACACACCCGTCGGCCCGCTCGGCGCGCTGGCCTGCGGCGAGAACACCAACACCCTGGCCCGCTTCGCCCTCCTCGCACAGGGCGAACTCGTCCACGCCTCCTGCTACATCGCCCTGCCCGTCGCCCCCGCCGACTACGACATGGCCGACGCGATCGCCGTCCGCACCGCCGCCCACAGCTTCGAGGGCAAGGTCTTCTCCGTCGTGGCCTGTTCCACCATCTCCCCGGAGATCGTGGACGCCCTCGCCGGGGACGACGAGGAGCTGCGGAAGCAGTTCACGCGCCCGCGCAGCGCCCTGTCCGGGATCTTCGGCCCCGACGGCCGCCCGGTCACCGAGCCCCTCGTCGACGAGGAGGGGATCGTCTACGGGGAGATCGACCTCGCCCGGTGCATCCAGCCCAAGCAGATGCACGACATCGTCGGTCACTACAACCGCTTCGACGTCTTCCGCCTCGAAGTGGACAACCGCCCCAGGCCGCCGGTCACCTTCACCGCGCCCACCGCGCCTGCCGTGCCCGCCGCGGCGTTCACCGCTCCCGCCGCTCCCGCCGCTTCCGAGGAGGACGTATGA
- a CDS encoding cupin domain-containing protein: MTIEQDDTMLGRARVSDTPELTAYYEELGTLDAGALWTVANDIEPWYPQPRSVPVLWRYADLRPLVHKALGLVAGDDAGRRVVMLVNPGRKEVSAAAGLLYTGLQIMGPGEAMTAHRHQAAALRFVHEGTGAWTIVDGQKLKVGPRDFAITPNGTWHEHGNDADDAPVIWQDGLDIPLVNALDAGFYEVHPELYQTPGKVINSSVLTYGANLLPYGVEKWTRPYSPLLAYPWEPTYEALRNLAKATEGSPYDGVIAEYTNPVTGGPVMPTMGAHMQLLRPGQATLAHRHTGSVIYTAAKGHGVSVIAGQRFEWKQGDIFCVPSWAWHEHHNLDESEDACLFSFNDFPVMRSLGFHREEAYADNGGHQPTT, from the coding sequence ATGACCATCGAGCAGGATGACACCATGCTCGGCCGTGCCCGGGTGTCCGACACTCCCGAACTCACCGCGTACTACGAGGAGCTCGGCACGCTCGACGCGGGCGCACTGTGGACCGTCGCCAACGACATCGAGCCCTGGTACCCCCAGCCCCGGTCCGTGCCCGTGCTGTGGCGCTACGCGGACCTGCGCCCCCTGGTCCACAAGGCCCTCGGCCTCGTCGCGGGCGACGACGCCGGCCGCCGGGTCGTCATGCTCGTCAACCCGGGCCGCAAGGAGGTCAGCGCCGCCGCCGGACTCCTCTACACCGGGCTCCAGATCATGGGCCCCGGCGAGGCCATGACCGCCCACCGCCACCAGGCCGCGGCCCTGCGCTTCGTCCACGAGGGCACCGGTGCCTGGACGATCGTCGACGGCCAGAAGCTGAAGGTCGGCCCCCGCGACTTCGCGATCACCCCCAACGGCACCTGGCACGAGCACGGCAACGACGCCGACGACGCCCCCGTCATCTGGCAGGACGGTCTCGACATCCCCCTGGTCAACGCCCTGGACGCCGGGTTCTACGAGGTCCACCCCGAGCTGTACCAGACCCCGGGGAAGGTCATCAACTCCTCCGTTCTGACGTACGGCGCGAACCTGCTGCCCTATGGCGTGGAGAAGTGGACCAGGCCGTACTCTCCGCTGCTCGCCTACCCCTGGGAGCCCACCTACGAGGCCCTGCGCAATCTGGCCAAGGCGACCGAGGGCTCCCCGTACGACGGGGTCATCGCCGAATACACCAACCCGGTCACCGGCGGCCCGGTCATGCCCACCATGGGCGCCCACATGCAGCTGCTGCGCCCCGGCCAGGCCACCCTCGCCCACCGGCACACCGGCTCGGTGATCTACACGGCGGCCAAGGGCCACGGTGTCTCGGTGATCGCCGGACAGCGCTTCGAGTGGAAGCAGGGCGACATCTTCTGCGTCCCCTCCTGGGCCTGGCACGAGCACCACAACCTCGACGAGTCCGAGGACGCCTGCCTCTTCTCCTTCAACGACTTCCCCGTCATGCGCTCGCTCGGCTTCCACCGGGAAGAGGCGTACGCCGACAACGGCGGCCACCAGCCCACCACCTGA
- a CDS encoding fumarylacetoacetate hydrolase family protein, whose product MRLLSYTLDDASVRLGAQVDDLVVDLTTLARRADVQLPPDLLSLIRAGAAAQEAARGLLAAGPAAWPAEAVHRIEDVSLQAPLRPGKIIGVGLNYIEHVEESSRSLDTDKDLPPRPVLFGKPATAVTGPGAPILHNADLTTQLDWECELAVVIGRPAFRVSEEEAYDHIFGFSIVNDISARDQRRSGQWFFSKGQDSYAPFGPVVVTRDAIPDPMALDLSLRVNGVTKQKSNTRHMLFPIARLIADISSGMTLEPGDVIATGSPSGVGAGMVPPEFLRPGDTVEATVEGIGTLTNPVVDAR is encoded by the coding sequence ATGCGGTTGCTCAGCTACACCCTCGACGATGCTTCCGTGCGTCTCGGCGCGCAGGTCGACGACCTCGTCGTGGACCTCACCACCCTGGCCCGGCGGGCCGACGTGCAACTGCCCCCGGACCTGCTGTCCCTCATCCGGGCCGGCGCTGCCGCCCAGGAGGCCGCACGCGGACTGCTGGCCGCCGGACCCGCGGCCTGGCCCGCCGAGGCCGTCCACCGGATCGAGGACGTGTCCCTGCAGGCCCCCCTGCGCCCCGGCAAGATCATCGGCGTCGGACTCAACTACATCGAGCACGTCGAGGAGTCCAGCCGCAGCCTCGACACCGACAAGGACCTGCCGCCGCGCCCCGTCCTCTTCGGCAAGCCCGCCACCGCCGTCACCGGCCCCGGAGCACCGATCCTGCACAACGCCGACCTGACCACCCAGCTGGACTGGGAGTGCGAACTGGCCGTCGTCATCGGCCGCCCCGCCTTCCGGGTGAGCGAGGAGGAGGCGTACGACCACATCTTCGGCTTCAGCATCGTCAACGACATCAGCGCCCGCGACCAGCGCCGCTCCGGCCAGTGGTTCTTCTCCAAGGGCCAGGACTCCTACGCCCCCTTCGGCCCGGTGGTCGTCACCCGCGACGCGATCCCCGACCCGATGGCCCTCGACCTCTCGCTGCGCGTCAACGGCGTCACCAAGCAGAAGTCGAACACCCGGCACATGCTCTTCCCCATCGCCCGCCTCATCGCCGACATCAGCTCCGGCATGACCCTGGAGCCCGGCGACGTCATCGCCACGGGCTCACCGTCCGGCGTCGGCGCCGGCATGGTCCCGCCCGAGTTCCTGCGCCCCGGTGACACCGTCGAGGCCACGGTCGAAGGCATCGGCACCCTGACCAACCCCGTCGTCGACGCCCGCTGA
- a CDS encoding maleate cis-trans isomerase family protein: METEVPAILRARQAVVPDERFTFHSSRMRMTHVTPEQLRAMDADSDRCAVELSDARVDVLGYACLVAIMSMGLGYHRTSEERLHLRTVENGAAAPVVTSAGALVHGLHTIGARKIVLLAPYMRPLTRTVVDYLTHEGIEVLDHQALEIPDNLDVAAHDPARLPGLARALEYADADAVVLSACVQMPSLGAIEEAEQLLGKPVVSAAVCTAHQMLRSLDLDAVAPGAGHLLSGKYARTPLPG, encoded by the coding sequence ATGGAGACCGAGGTCCCGGCCATCCTCCGGGCCCGCCAGGCCGTCGTGCCCGACGAGCGCTTCACCTTCCACTCCAGCCGCATGCGCATGACCCATGTGACGCCGGAGCAGCTGAGGGCCATGGACGCCGACTCCGACCGCTGCGCCGTCGAACTCTCCGACGCACGGGTCGACGTACTGGGCTACGCCTGCCTGGTCGCCATCATGAGCATGGGCCTCGGCTACCACCGCACCTCCGAGGAGCGCCTGCACCTTCGTACGGTGGAGAACGGAGCCGCCGCCCCCGTCGTCACCAGCGCCGGAGCCCTCGTCCACGGGCTGCACACCATCGGCGCCCGGAAGATCGTGCTGCTGGCCCCCTACATGCGCCCGCTCACGCGGACCGTCGTGGACTACCTGACGCACGAGGGCATCGAGGTCCTCGACCACCAGGCCCTCGAAATCCCCGACAACCTCGACGTTGCCGCCCACGACCCGGCCCGGCTGCCGGGTCTCGCGCGGGCCCTGGAGTACGCCGACGCGGATGCGGTCGTGCTCTCCGCGTGCGTGCAGATGCCCTCGCTCGGCGCCATCGAGGAGGCCGAGCAGCTCCTGGGCAAGCCGGTGGTGTCCGCGGCGGTCTGCACGGCCCACCAGATGCTCCGGTCCCTGGACCTGGACGCGGTGGCCCCGGGCGCGGGCCACCTGCTGTCGGGCAAGTACGCGCGAACCCCGCTGCCTGGGTAG
- a CDS encoding alcohol dehydrogenase catalytic domain-containing protein gives MRAVVFERYGEQAEVREVAEPGPPAGGVVVRVEATGLCRSDWHGWMGHDPDIVLPHVPGHELAGVVEAVGTGVMNWRVGDRVTAPFVCACGSCADCAAGDHQVCARQTQPGFTHWGSFAEYVALDHADVNLVAVPEELSYATAAGLGCRFATAFRAVVARGRVAAGEWVSVYGCGGVGLSAVMIAAAAGARVVAVDTAPGALDLARTFGAVTCVDAWDGVDTAQAVREATGGGAHLSLDALGSPETAAASVAGLRRRGRHVQVGLLPAAAGAAALPMDRVIGWELEVLGSHGMAAHAYPPMMEMVRGGVLRPDLLVTSTIPLDAAPAALAAMGTAAGRGVTIILPGSGARG, from the coding sequence ATGCGAGCGGTGGTCTTCGAGCGGTACGGCGAGCAGGCCGAGGTACGGGAGGTGGCGGAGCCGGGTCCGCCGGCGGGCGGGGTGGTGGTGCGGGTGGAGGCCACCGGGCTGTGCCGCAGCGACTGGCACGGCTGGATGGGGCACGATCCGGACATCGTGCTGCCGCACGTCCCCGGGCACGAACTCGCGGGTGTGGTCGAGGCCGTGGGGACCGGCGTCATGAACTGGCGGGTCGGCGACCGGGTCACGGCGCCGTTCGTGTGCGCCTGCGGCAGCTGCGCCGACTGCGCTGCCGGTGACCACCAGGTGTGCGCGCGCCAGACACAGCCCGGGTTCACGCACTGGGGGTCCTTCGCCGAGTACGTGGCCCTGGACCACGCCGACGTGAATCTGGTGGCGGTGCCCGAGGAGCTCTCGTACGCGACGGCGGCCGGTCTCGGCTGCCGTTTCGCGACGGCGTTCCGGGCGGTGGTGGCGCGGGGCCGGGTGGCGGCGGGCGAATGGGTTTCCGTGTACGGCTGTGGTGGCGTGGGGCTCTCCGCCGTGATGATCGCGGCGGCGGCCGGGGCCCGGGTGGTCGCGGTGGACACGGCGCCGGGGGCGCTCGATCTGGCGCGGACGTTCGGCGCCGTGACGTGCGTGGACGCTTGGGACGGCGTCGACACCGCGCAGGCGGTCCGGGAGGCGACCGGCGGGGGCGCGCACCTGTCGCTGGACGCGCTGGGATCACCGGAGACGGCGGCGGCCTCGGTGGCCGGGCTGCGCCGGCGCGGGCGGCACGTGCAGGTGGGATTGCTGCCCGCGGCGGCCGGCGCGGCGGCCCTGCCGATGGACCGGGTGATCGGCTGGGAGCTGGAGGTCCTCGGGAGTCACGGCATGGCGGCGCACGCCTACCCGCCGATGATGGAGATGGTCCGGGGTGGGGTGCTGCGGCCGGACCTGCTGGTCACCTCGACGATCCCGCTCGACGCGGCCCCGGCGGCCCTGGCCGCCATGGGTACGGCGGCCGGGCGCGGGGTCACGATCATCCTCCCGGGATCGGGCGCCCGGGGCTGA
- a CDS encoding DMT family transporter: MGVVLPVLFALFAAFSNALATVLQRRAALTVPQSDGFRLGLVLDLLRRPLWIGGILAVIAAGAGQALALATGALALVQPLFVLELPLALLIASLMTRQRLPRALWLAVAGVVAGLGVALVAASPMGNRTDVPAERWVVALAASAVVVAALAVAGLRLPPGRARAGCLGAATAVCYALTAALMKSAVHVLDDDGFVAFLTTWETYAFGASGICALLLLEHAMQGGPLVASQPALTLGDASISIALGVVLYEEHLRSGWWLLPQLLGIGLICAGVLALARAGEGAP; the protein is encoded by the coding sequence ATGGGCGTCGTCCTGCCGGTCCTCTTCGCGCTGTTCGCGGCGTTCAGCAACGCGCTCGCCACCGTGCTCCAGCGGCGCGCCGCGCTCACCGTGCCGCAGAGCGACGGCTTCCGCCTCGGTCTGGTCCTCGATCTGCTGCGGCGCCCCCTGTGGATCGGCGGCATCCTGGCCGTGATCGCGGCGGGGGCCGGGCAGGCCCTCGCGCTGGCCACCGGCGCGCTGGCCCTCGTACAGCCGCTGTTCGTGCTGGAGCTGCCGCTCGCGCTGCTGATCGCCTCGCTGATGACCCGCCAGCGGCTGCCGCGGGCGCTGTGGCTGGCCGTGGCGGGGGTGGTGGCCGGGCTCGGGGTCGCCCTCGTGGCCGCCTCGCCCATGGGCAACCGGACGGACGTGCCGGCCGAGCGCTGGGTGGTGGCCCTGGCTGCGAGCGCGGTCGTCGTGGCCGCCCTGGCCGTGGCCGGACTGCGCCTCCCGCCCGGCCGCGCCCGGGCCGGCTGCCTCGGCGCCGCCACCGCCGTCTGTTACGCGCTCACCGCCGCGCTGATGAAGTCCGCGGTGCACGTCCTCGACGACGACGGCTTCGTCGCCTTCCTGACCACCTGGGAGACGTACGCCTTCGGGGCGAGCGGCATCTGCGCCCTGCTCCTGCTGGAACACGCCATGCAGGGCGGCCCGCTGGTGGCCTCGCAGCCCGCGCTGACCCTCGGCGACGCGAGCATCAGCATCGCGCTGGGGGTGGTGCTGTACGAGGAACACCTGCGGTCGGGCTGGTGGCTGCTCCCCCAGCTGCTGGGCATCGGCTTGATCTGCGCGGGCGTCCTGGCGCTGGCCCGGGCCGGGGAGGGCGCGCCCTGA
- a CDS encoding ATP-grasp domain-containing protein — MKIGLITPDPGHPLLADTMALLAPEHAVEALDPLTLGDVPLPLAEVYLLKSRTPHALGLARYLERRGAAVVNSASATALCQDRTEMAELALRAGLPFAATRTHDSLGAWAAGARLDAPVVVKSRRSRRGDLVARVDDVTRLRELAREWPDEPVVVQEYAPNSGWDHKLWAIGDQVFSALRRSELSPGGRGPTRPLPLAELPSGWAGLVREVGTVFALDVYGVDIIDTGGGTPLIVDINAFPGIRGQAGAPEALAALALRRATGRA; from the coding sequence GTGAAGATCGGCCTGATCACCCCGGATCCGGGGCATCCGCTGCTGGCGGACACCATGGCCCTGCTGGCCCCGGAACACGCGGTCGAGGCCCTCGATCCGCTCACCCTCGGGGACGTGCCGCTGCCGCTCGCCGAGGTGTACCTGCTGAAGTCGCGGACACCGCACGCGCTGGGTCTGGCCCGCTACCTGGAACGGCGGGGGGCGGCCGTGGTGAACTCGGCCTCGGCCACCGCGCTGTGCCAGGACCGTACGGAGATGGCCGAACTCGCCCTGCGGGCCGGGCTGCCCTTCGCCGCGACCCGTACGCACGACTCCCTCGGGGCCTGGGCGGCCGGGGCCCGGCTCGACGCCCCCGTGGTGGTCAAGAGCCGGCGCAGCCGCCGCGGCGACCTCGTCGCCCGCGTCGACGACGTGACACGCCTGCGGGAGCTGGCGCGGGAATGGCCGGACGAGCCGGTCGTGGTGCAGGAGTACGCGCCCAACAGCGGCTGGGACCACAAGCTGTGGGCCATAGGGGACCAGGTCTTCTCGGCCCTGCGCCGGTCCGAGCTCTCCCCCGGCGGCCGTGGCCCGACCCGGCCCCTGCCCCTGGCGGAACTGCCGTCCGGCTGGGCCGGTCTGGTGCGCGAGGTGGGCACGGTGTTCGCGCTGGACGTCTACGGCGTGGACATCATCGACACCGGCGGCGGGACACCGCTGATCGTGGACATCAACGCCTTCCCCGGGATCCGGGGCCAGGCCGGCGCCCCGGAGGCCCTCGCGGCACTGGCCCTGCGGCGGGCCACGGGGCGCGCCTAG
- a CDS encoding ATP-grasp domain-containing protein produces MRLCFLVEEHYRHDGMPNEVIRQLTAWGHGVDVVRPGGSLLRMTEVVDAGAHDAWVLKTVSGGPGLTLLEAAAAAGTTTVNDARSIRGVRDKALAAALGRGRGLPLPPTYAVARPELLREIPAAEYPLVVKPADGSSGRAVHLVSSPERLESLLPGLAGEGLLIAQPYVPNSGTDIKVYAVGGELFATERCSPLHPDPSVRERRVPLSAEVAAIAAQVGAVYGLDLYGVDVLLGPDGPVVVDVNDFPSFRQVPDAAARVARAVLELARAGGSAQPPAPVALPYPLPLSIPAQVSAVGGDGA; encoded by the coding sequence ATGAGGCTCTGCTTCCTGGTGGAGGAGCACTACCGCCACGACGGCATGCCGAACGAGGTGATCCGGCAGCTGACGGCGTGGGGGCACGGCGTGGACGTCGTACGGCCGGGCGGCTCGCTCCTGCGCATGACCGAGGTGGTGGACGCGGGCGCGCACGACGCCTGGGTCCTCAAGACGGTGTCCGGCGGCCCGGGTCTGACCCTGCTCGAAGCCGCCGCCGCGGCCGGGACGACCACCGTCAACGACGCCCGGTCGATCCGCGGCGTACGGGACAAGGCGCTGGCCGCCGCCCTCGGGCGCGGCCGGGGGCTCCCGCTGCCGCCGACGTACGCCGTGGCCCGCCCCGAGCTGCTCAGGGAGATCCCGGCGGCGGAGTACCCGCTCGTCGTCAAGCCCGCCGACGGCAGTTCCGGGCGGGCCGTGCACCTGGTGTCCTCGCCGGAGCGGCTGGAGTCGCTGCTGCCCGGGCTCGCGGGCGAGGGGCTGCTCATCGCCCAGCCGTACGTGCCCAACTCGGGGACGGACATCAAGGTGTACGCGGTCGGCGGGGAGCTGTTCGCGACCGAGCGGTGCTCGCCGCTGCACCCGGACCCCTCGGTGCGGGAGCGCCGCGTGCCGCTGTCGGCCGAGGTGGCGGCGATCGCCGCGCAGGTGGGGGCGGTCTACGGGCTGGACCTGTACGGGGTGGACGTGCTGCTGGGCCCGGACGGGCCGGTGGTCGTCGACGTGAACGACTTCCCGAGCTTCCGTCAGGTGCCGGACGCGGCCGCGCGGGTGGCCCGGGCGGTCCTGGAGCTGGCGCGGGCGGGCGGTTCCGCGCAGCCGCCGGCGCCCGTGGCGCTGCCGTACCCGCTGCCCCTGTCGATCCCGGCGCAGGTCTCGGCCGTGGGGGGCGACGGCGCGTGA
- a CDS encoding DUF7873 family protein translates to MPKLNQIIAVEKGVKSKSLQELTQAHHDVQKPALLAGISRTYQPKDEEGEQLPPESTRVQVKAEDVLRATAGTLTRLFDVTATKDWANRTAAADVVVDGTVLLAQVPVPYLLFLEKQLTDMHTFVRKLPVLDASESWNLDPSTDSWKTDPVRTIRTKKVPRNHVKAEATEKHPAQVEVYYEDVPVGYWTTVKFSGALPARRVNELIDRVEKLQQAVKFAREEANSAEVTDQRVGDAVFGYLFK, encoded by the coding sequence GTGCCGAAGCTGAATCAGATCATCGCAGTGGAAAAGGGCGTCAAGTCCAAGTCCCTCCAGGAGCTCACCCAGGCTCACCACGACGTCCAGAAGCCCGCCCTGCTGGCCGGAATCTCCCGGACCTACCAGCCCAAGGACGAGGAGGGCGAGCAGCTGCCGCCCGAGTCCACCCGGGTGCAGGTCAAGGCCGAGGACGTGCTGCGGGCGACGGCGGGGACCCTGACGCGGCTGTTCGACGTGACGGCCACCAAGGACTGGGCCAACCGCACCGCGGCCGCCGATGTCGTCGTGGACGGGACGGTCCTGCTGGCGCAGGTGCCCGTGCCCTACCTGCTCTTCCTGGAGAAGCAGCTCACCGACATGCACACCTTCGTGCGGAAGCTGCCGGTGCTGGACGCCTCCGAATCCTGGAACCTGGACCCGTCCACGGACTCCTGGAAGACGGACCCGGTGCGCACCATCCGTACCAAGAAGGTGCCGCGCAACCACGTGAAGGCCGAGGCCACCGAGAAGCACCCGGCGCAGGTCGAGGTGTACTACGAGGACGTTCCGGTCGGGTACTGGACGACCGTGAAGTTCTCCGGTGCGCTGCCCGCCCGACGCGTCAACGAGCTGATCGACCGCGTGGAGAAGCTCCAGCAGGCCGTCAAGTTCGCCCGCGAGGAGGCCAACAGCGCCGAAGTCACCGACCAGCGGGTCGGCGACGCGGTGTTCGGCTACTTGTTCAAGTAG